One Lysobacter enzymogenes DNA segment encodes these proteins:
- a CDS encoding C39 family peptidase, translated as MNLKNKLSTAALLALAALGTASAGVLNVPLYKQEHSNWCWAASASMIMSYHGKWVTQCSMANYSFGINYACGNNTFYWNSYANQGNWNYDVDDAMNYFWGSQRFYQQNGYLSQANLKARIDANKPFIMSWRWSSGGAHDVVVTGYSGNYVYFNDPWDGSYTRTYAATVSATDRQWEDSLLQ; from the coding sequence ATGAACCTCAAGAACAAACTGTCCACCGCCGCGCTGCTGGCGCTGGCCGCGCTCGGCACCGCCTCGGCCGGCGTGCTCAACGTTCCGCTGTACAAGCAGGAACACAGCAACTGGTGCTGGGCGGCGTCGGCCTCGATGATCATGAGCTACCACGGCAAGTGGGTCACCCAGTGCTCGATGGCGAACTATTCCTTCGGCATCAACTACGCCTGCGGCAACAACACCTTCTACTGGAACAGCTACGCCAATCAGGGCAACTGGAACTACGACGTCGACGATGCGATGAACTACTTCTGGGGCAGCCAGCGCTTCTACCAGCAGAACGGCTACCTGAGCCAAGCCAACCTGAAAGCGCGCATCGACGCGAACAAGCCCTTCATCATGTCCTGGCGCTGGAGCAGCGGCGGCGCCCACGACGTGGTGGTGACCGGCTACTCCGGCAACTACGTCTACTTCAACGATCCCTGGGACGGCAGCTACACCCGGACCTACGCCGCGACCGTGTCGGCGACGGACCGGCAGTGGGAGGATTCGCTGCTGCAGTAG
- a CDS encoding YegP family protein: protein MSETIESALTLSRGSRFALATGNHETDLAGERYNTKGGVEDGIQSMRHLIGSASPKRSGWPRVRRQARGVPRPPTMADHFLRTPAPAQCETPGQFDYLPRVGP from the coding sequence GTGAGTGAAACAATCGAATCGGCGCTGACGCTCAGCAGAGGTAGTCGATTTGCGTTGGCGACAGGCAACCACGAGACCGATCTCGCTGGCGAACGCTACAACACGAAGGGCGGCGTCGAGGACGGCATCCAATCGATGCGGCATCTGATCGGTAGCGCGAGCCCGAAGCGATCGGGGTGGCCGCGAGTCCGCCGACAGGCGAGAGGCGTTCCGCGGCCACCGACGATGGCCGACCATTTCCTTCGCACGCCCGCGCCGGCGCAGTGCGAAACTCCGGGGCAATTCGACTACTTGCCTCGCGTCGGCCCTTGA
- a CDS encoding EF-hand domain-containing protein, producing the protein MKNAIVLVALSTVAAVANAAPSDPKQAYIDATFSAMDANKDGRVDKSEYAKFQNSRFNQQAESVDAAFKEMDKDGDGKVSKKEAAIVPEIAKYFDGLDSDRDGFLSLKEMQQAMVAAQTADASKK; encoded by the coding sequence ATGAAAAATGCAATCGTTCTGGTCGCTCTTTCCACGGTCGCCGCGGTCGCCAATGCCGCGCCTTCCGATCCGAAGCAGGCGTATATCGACGCGACGTTCTCCGCCATGGATGCGAACAAGGATGGCCGCGTCGACAAGAGCGAGTACGCGAAGTTCCAGAACTCGCGCTTCAACCAGCAGGCCGAATCCGTCGATGCCGCTTTCAAGGAGATGGACAAGGACGGCGACGGGAAGGTCAGCAAGAAGGAAGCTGCCATCGTGCCGGAGATCGCGAAGTACTTCGATGGCCTGGATAGCGACCGCGATGGGTTCCTTTCGCTGAAGGAAATGCAGCAGGCCATGGTCGCGGCGCAGACTGCCGACGCTTCGAAGAAGTGA
- a CDS encoding SDR family oxidoreductase: MAKKPTRSKGGASDHLVQASATSQRQQAIQADVERKDARKAGSSGKREPVQAGPRQHPENPLPKQHQSKPGHEHLLEPAPEFLARDYRGSGKLDGKVALVTGGDSGIGRAVAVLYAREGADVAIVYLSEHQDAHDTRACIEEEGRRSLAISGDVRDSRFCADAVAQVVDAFGRLDILVNNAAFQEHSDTLEDLSDAHLQETLQTNIAGYFYMARAALAHLPRGGAIINTGSETGLFGNARLLDYSATKGAIHAFTKSLASQLLPRGIRVNAVAPGPVWTPLNPADRSAEEIAKFGRDSDMGRPAQPEEISPAYVFLASAVMSSYINGVVLPVMGGPHG; this comes from the coding sequence ATGGCCAAAAAACCTACCCGTTCCAAAGGCGGTGCATCGGATCACCTCGTCCAGGCCAGTGCCACTTCGCAGCGGCAGCAGGCCATTCAGGCCGACGTGGAGCGCAAGGACGCCAGGAAGGCGGGGAGTTCGGGCAAGCGGGAGCCGGTCCAGGCCGGGCCTCGGCAACATCCCGAAAATCCGCTGCCCAAGCAGCATCAGTCCAAGCCCGGCCACGAGCACCTGCTCGAGCCCGCGCCGGAATTCCTCGCGCGCGACTATCGCGGCAGCGGCAAGCTCGATGGGAAGGTCGCTCTGGTGACGGGCGGCGACTCGGGCATCGGCCGCGCGGTCGCGGTGCTGTACGCGCGCGAAGGCGCGGACGTGGCGATCGTCTACCTGAGCGAACACCAGGACGCACACGACACCCGCGCCTGCATTGAGGAAGAAGGCCGGCGGAGCCTGGCCATCAGCGGCGATGTACGCGATTCGCGGTTCTGCGCGGATGCGGTCGCGCAGGTCGTCGATGCCTTCGGCCGACTCGACATTCTGGTCAACAACGCCGCGTTCCAGGAGCACAGCGACACGCTCGAGGATCTCAGCGACGCACATCTGCAGGAAACGTTGCAGACCAACATCGCCGGCTACTTTTACATGGCGCGCGCCGCCTTGGCGCACCTGCCGCGCGGCGGCGCCATCATCAACACCGGTTCGGAAACCGGCCTTTTCGGCAACGCGCGTTTACTGGATTACTCGGCCACCAAGGGCGCGATCCACGCCTTCACCAAGTCGCTGGCCAGTCAATTGCTGCCTCGCGGTATCCGAGTCAACGCCGTCGCGCCAGGACCGGTATGGACGCCCCTCAACCCTGCCGACCGCTCTGCGGAAGAAATCGCCAAGTTCGGTCGCGACAGCGACATGGGGCGCCCGGCTCAGCCCGAGGAGATTTCGCCCGCCTATGTCTTCCTCGCGTCGGCGGTGATGTCGTCGTATATCAATGGCGTGGTCTTGCCGGTCATGGGAGGACCGCATGGATAA
- a CDS encoding cysteine hydrolase family protein: protein MTNAAPPQIALLIVDMFNFLDFADGQALLKQALPAARRIAALKRRFRRVGAPVIYANDNFGQWHADFRELVAVCRHESCRGAPIADLLAPEADDFYVLKPKQSAFHSTPLAVLLEHCGCREVAITGISTDVCIAATAIDAHMRDLTVRIPADCVAAPSRRRTAVALAVLKQSVHARCAQSRSLHP, encoded by the coding sequence ATGACGAACGCCGCCCCGCCCCAGATCGCCCTGCTGATCGTCGACATGTTCAACTTCCTCGATTTCGCGGACGGGCAGGCGCTGCTCAAGCAGGCGCTGCCGGCCGCGCGCCGTATCGCCGCGCTGAAACGTCGCTTCCGCCGCGTCGGCGCGCCGGTGATCTACGCCAACGACAACTTCGGCCAGTGGCATGCCGATTTCCGCGAACTGGTCGCGGTCTGCCGCCACGAGTCTTGCCGCGGCGCGCCGATAGCGGACTTGCTGGCGCCGGAGGCGGACGACTTCTACGTGCTCAAGCCCAAACAGTCGGCCTTTCATTCCACGCCGCTGGCGGTGCTTCTTGAGCATTGCGGCTGCCGCGAAGTGGCCATCACCGGCATTTCGACCGATGTATGCATCGCAGCCACCGCGATCGATGCGCACATGCGCGACCTGACGGTGCGGATACCCGCCGATTGCGTCGCCGCACCGAGCCGGCGCCGCACTGCGGTGGCCCTCGCGGTACTCAAGCAGTCGGTGCACGCGCGCTGCGCGCAGTCGCGTTCGCTGCATCCGTGA
- a CDS encoding DUF4087 domain-containing protein translates to MSLRTNIAAIAALLLAFGTVVAATPSGAELRCGWFDNPTPGNASLYDRDGEWTIAIQGGYQAKGDWPPEYPPGQWRATNAGRHGYGCACFNVRVDAEEKNILEIFSSKARPLSACRKDPALKGIERRFL, encoded by the coding sequence ATGAGCCTTCGAACGAACATCGCCGCCATCGCCGCGCTGCTCCTGGCGTTCGGCACCGTCGTCGCCGCGACGCCTTCCGGCGCCGAGCTGCGTTGCGGCTGGTTCGACAATCCGACCCCGGGCAACGCCTCTCTGTACGATCGCGATGGCGAATGGACGATCGCCATCCAGGGCGGCTATCAAGCCAAGGGCGACTGGCCGCCGGAGTATCCGCCGGGACAGTGGCGCGCGACGAACGCCGGCCGCCATGGCTATGGCTGCGCCTGCTTCAACGTGCGGGTCGACGCCGAGGAAAAGAACATCCTGGAGATCTTCTCGTCCAAGGCGCGGCCGCTGTCGGCGTGCCGCAAGGACCCCGCCTTGAAGGGGATCGAGCGGCGCTTTCTGTGA
- a CDS encoding Ig-like domain-containing protein — protein MSIRVAGFLLSGVLLTAGLSPAHAQSASCTGIAEWNASTIYSAGNKLVYQGRLYQATTSIWNTPPTHCPSCGYYQDLGACSAGGNTPPTVALTAPANGASFTAGATIAITANAADANGSVAQVQFFRGGTSLGVDTTAPYSASWSNAAAGSYAITAVATDNEGATTTSAAANITVNAGTPDTTPPSVPAGLAAASVTSSSVNLSWNASTDNAGGSGVAGYDVYRNGTLVGSPAGTSFSDTGLTASTAYNYHVRARDNAGNASVQGAQISATTGAGGGDNTLPRHALVGYWHNFTNPSGPTIPISQVSNDFDVIVVAFGDDAGNGAVSFTVDPGAGTEAQFKADVAAARAKGKKVVLSLGGQNGTVTLNNATQVANFVNSMEDLIRYYGFDGVDIDLESGAGVYHGAAVQTNLVTAVKQLSTRIGPSFYLSMAPEHPYVQGGFTAYSGIWGAYLPIIDGLRQELDLIHVQYYNNGALYTPYSQNGLAEGSVDMLVGASLMLIEGFRTNNNTGVVFNGLRPDQVALGLPSGPSSANSGQASSATIANALNCLTRLQNCGTIRPQQAYPTFRGVMTWSINWDRRDGFNFSKPVRATLNTLP, from the coding sequence ATGAGCATCAGAGTGGCAGGATTCTTGCTGTCCGGCGTTTTGCTGACGGCCGGGCTGTCGCCCGCGCACGCGCAGAGCGCCAGCTGCACGGGAATCGCCGAATGGAACGCGTCGACCATCTATAGCGCGGGCAACAAGCTGGTCTATCAGGGGCGGCTGTATCAGGCGACCACGTCGATCTGGAACACGCCGCCCACGCACTGCCCCAGCTGCGGCTACTACCAGGACCTGGGCGCCTGCAGCGCGGGCGGCAATACGCCGCCGACAGTGGCGTTGACCGCGCCGGCGAACGGCGCGAGCTTCACCGCGGGCGCCACCATCGCCATCACGGCGAATGCGGCCGACGCCAACGGCAGCGTCGCCCAGGTGCAGTTCTTCCGCGGCGGCACCTCGCTGGGCGTCGATACCACCGCGCCCTATAGCGCGAGTTGGAGCAATGCGGCCGCGGGCAGCTACGCGATCACCGCGGTCGCCACCGACAACGAGGGCGCCACCACCACCTCCGCGGCGGCCAACATCACCGTCAATGCCGGGACGCCCGACACCACCCCGCCCAGCGTGCCGGCCGGACTGGCCGCGGCCTCGGTGACCTCGTCCAGCGTCAATCTGAGCTGGAACGCTTCCACCGACAACGCGGGCGGCAGCGGCGTCGCCGGCTACGACGTCTATCGCAACGGCACGCTGGTCGGCTCGCCCGCCGGCACGTCTTTCAGCGACACCGGCCTGACCGCATCCACTGCCTACAACTACCACGTGCGCGCGCGCGACAACGCCGGCAACGCCTCGGTGCAAGGCGCGCAGATCAGCGCGACCACCGGCGCCGGCGGCGGCGACAACACGCTGCCGCGGCATGCGCTGGTCGGGTACTGGCACAACTTCACCAATCCGTCCGGTCCCACGATCCCGATCAGCCAGGTCTCCAACGACTTCGACGTCATCGTGGTCGCGTTCGGCGACGACGCGGGCAACGGCGCGGTCAGCTTCACGGTCGATCCGGGCGCCGGAACCGAAGCGCAGTTCAAGGCCGACGTCGCCGCGGCGCGCGCGAAGGGCAAGAAGGTCGTGCTGTCGCTCGGCGGCCAGAACGGCACGGTGACCTTGAACAACGCGACCCAGGTGGCCAACTTCGTCAACAGCATGGAGGACCTGATCCGCTACTACGGTTTCGACGGCGTCGACATCGACCTGGAAAGCGGCGCGGGCGTGTACCACGGAGCGGCCGTGCAGACCAACCTGGTCACGGCGGTCAAGCAGCTCAGCACGCGCATCGGTCCGTCGTTCTATCTGTCGATGGCGCCCGAGCACCCGTATGTGCAGGGCGGCTTTACCGCGTACAGCGGGATCTGGGGCGCCTATCTGCCGATCATCGACGGGCTGCGCCAGGAGCTCGACCTGATCCACGTGCAGTACTACAACAACGGCGCGCTCTATACGCCGTACAGCCAGAACGGCTTGGCCGAAGGTTCGGTCGACATGCTGGTCGGCGCCAGCCTGATGCTGATCGAGGGCTTCAGGACCAACAACAACACCGGCGTCGTCTTCAACGGCCTGCGGCCGGACCAGGTCGCGCTCGGACTGCCCTCGGGCCCGTCCTCGGCCAACAGCGGACAGGCGTCGTCGGCCACGATCGCCAATGCCCTGAACTGCCTGACGCGCTTGCAGAACTGCGGAACCATCCGGCCGCAGCAGGCCTATCCGACCTTCCGCGGCGTCATGACCTGGTCGATCAACTGGGACCGGCGCGATGGCTTCAACTTCTCCAAGCCGGTGCGGGCGACGTTGAATACCTTGCCCTGA
- a CDS encoding GNAT family N-acetyltransferase, protein MPLATREFAGSCFKHGTAYVSRDFRGTALWLPPGVEPDGETLEKMFRDTAKREHLDDLLATFEKMGQAHPREAHWYLPQIGVDPHAQGKGIGAALMRHALARCDQDRALAYLEASKPQNIPFYQHYGFEPLREIQVGAAPPVTPMLRRPRR, encoded by the coding sequence ATGCCGTTGGCCACCCGCGAATTCGCGGGCAGTTGTTTCAAGCACGGCACAGCTTACGTATCCCGGGACTTCCGCGGCACCGCGCTCTGGTTGCCTCCGGGAGTTGAGCCCGACGGCGAGACCCTGGAAAAAATGTTCCGCGACACGGCAAAGCGCGAGCACCTCGACGACCTGCTCGCGACGTTCGAGAAGATGGGACAGGCGCATCCTCGAGAAGCTCATTGGTATTTGCCGCAAATCGGCGTCGACCCGCATGCGCAAGGCAAGGGCATTGGAGCGGCGTTGATGCGTCATGCCCTGGCCCGCTGCGACCAGGATCGAGCGTTGGCGTACCTTGAGGCATCGAAACCGCAGAATATCCCGTTCTATCAGCACTACGGTTTCGAGCCGTTGCGCGAAATCCAGGTCGGCGCGGCGCCGCCCGTCACGCCGATGCTTCGCAGACCTCGCCGCTGA
- a CDS encoding glutaredoxin domain-containing protein, which yields MSPFTMTLSADARQRIETLLRAHRLVVFMNATPDAPERFFSHTICHLLDGLGLDYAHVDVSRDATLREHIKAYGGLQAIPQLYLDGKPLGDSDAVERMAGADELHAALGLPAPDRTPPTVRLTAAAAEFLRGVVRGKGEGTVVDIEVDPQFRGSLRFGPRRKDAIAAEVDGVALQFDLASARRADGLSIDWQDVERGPSLLLSHPRAPVPKPVRWISPAEADARVRAGTLTVVDLRREDERALARLSLPFLSLDEGTHAIRNLPPQAPLAVLCHRGDRCWHGAQHLVQLGHRDVYAVEGGIDAWAADVDASIPRY from the coding sequence TTGTCGCCCTTCACGATGACTCTATCCGCCGACGCCCGCCAGCGCATCGAAACCCTGTTGCGCGCCCATCGACTCGTGGTTTTCATGAACGCGACGCCCGATGCGCCGGAGCGTTTCTTCTCGCACACGATCTGCCATCTGCTCGACGGCCTTGGGCTCGACTATGCGCACGTCGACGTGTCCCGCGACGCGACGCTTCGCGAACACATCAAGGCCTACGGCGGCTTGCAGGCCATACCGCAGCTGTATCTCGACGGAAAGCCGCTCGGCGACAGCGACGCGGTCGAGCGCATGGCCGGCGCCGACGAACTGCACGCCGCGCTGGGGCTGCCCGCGCCGGATCGCACGCCGCCCACGGTGCGCTTGACCGCGGCCGCCGCCGAGTTCCTGCGCGGCGTCGTTCGCGGCAAAGGCGAGGGCACGGTGGTGGACATCGAGGTCGATCCGCAGTTCCGCGGCAGCCTGCGTTTCGGTCCGCGCAGGAAGGACGCCATCGCCGCCGAAGTGGATGGCGTCGCGTTGCAGTTCGATCTCGCCAGCGCGCGCCGCGCCGACGGGCTGTCCATCGACTGGCAGGATGTCGAGCGCGGCCCCAGTTTGCTGCTCAGCCATCCGCGCGCGCCCGTGCCCAAGCCGGTGCGCTGGATCTCGCCGGCCGAGGCGGACGCCCGCGTTCGCGCGGGAACGCTGACCGTCGTCGACCTGCGCCGCGAGGACGAACGCGCCCTGGCTCGGCTGTCCTTGCCGTTCCTGTCTCTGGACGAAGGCACGCACGCGATCCGCAACCTGCCGCCGCAGGCGCCGCTGGCGGTCCTGTGTCACCGCGGCGACCGGTGCTGGCATGGCGCCCAGCACCTCGTCCAGCTGGGTCATCGCGACGTCTACGCTGTCGAAGGCGGCATCGACGCCTGGGCCGCGGACGTGGATGCGTCGATACCGCGCTACTGA